ctaaaccaACAGTAGCTTCTTTAAAAGATGGATTCGATACGTCTGCGTCGTATTCTGAGTATCTGCAATTACTATAGCACTGTGAAGCCACAGAAGACGCCCTAATCTACATCATTCTCTCACCGACTGTTCAAGAACATTGCCCGATAATTTCACTAACAATAGAGATCCCTGACTGGCTTCCACAGAACAATAGAAATGTACTTTCAGTATTGACAAAGGAAATTGAGTGGAATGGAAGACATTGCAGGGGATTTGGATAATACACTTGAgttgccaggagagagagagagagagagagagagagagagagagagagagagagagagagagagagagagaggggggggggaatgttgTATTTCCATTATTATAACAGTAATTGATAAGGATAAATTAGGCTTGTAATAACGCTGGCTAGAAGATAACATTCTAATGTTAATATTAACATCGATATAAATGTTATATGTAGAtgatataggaaatacttattttaaatgttgttattattttttaaatattctatttttccttgtttcctttcctcactcagctattttccctgttggggcctttgggctaatagcttcctgcttttccaactagggttgtagcttagcatataatagtaatagtaatatctttTTTCCCAAAACATTCAGCTAAATGTCCAGTACTCagcttagatgagagagagagagagagagagagagagagagagagagagagagagagagagagagagagatgattaaataAATCAACAGCAGCAAAATTTGAAATAAGATTGAAAACCGGAATAGACCAAAACCCTTCAGAAGAGGAAACCCAGATATCATTTTCATAGTTCCTTCATCCCGACCAAAACTAACACAAGCAGATGATGTTGTTTCCCTTTCCATCAAGTAAACAGAAAAGAGAAAACGTAGAAAGAATATATGAAGTTTTAAGGTTAACCCGAGATCTTCCCTGACACGCtgacaaacgaaaaaaaaagacaaaactaaactattctatataaactatgaactatGTATGTAAACGCATGTTGGAATTAAAATGTGAGATTTAGAAAACAAAGTCTGGAGTGTTAGAGGTTCAAATTGAGTACAATTACATGTCGAAAACCCTGAAATATGAaactaaatttacaatttttagtaggtgtacattatatatgtacatctcTTTCCCTTAAAGGGGCTAGGGAAGAGGGAGATGCTTCACCGGACTTTACAACATGTTTACGAAGTGAGGGTGGTGGACATTCACCCTGTATCacacacattgaatatatatatatatatatatatatatatatatatatatatatatatatatatatatatatatatatatatatatatatatatatatatatatatatatatatatatatatatatatatatgcagaagaaccacagggaaaatgaaaatacgaaatatacgcttaagtctagactagtttcgtgatacttcttcagaggactgatttattgagagaggtttctttacattttatagggaaagcaaacgtacgaacatacatatagagattaagagaacaatgacactcccttaccagctacctgggtcaagtgggcggagtccccaagctcattagacacctgccaaagagggtcatctagtggcgggtaaattcttgtttttttttactttcagtacagtttatttatatgaaaacacggtagccttatctataaaaatacataagcaaaacatacacatacatacatatatatatatatatatatatatatatatatatatatatatatatatatatatatatatatatatatatatatatatatatacacatacagatatatacacatacatacatatacccatatacatatgtacatatacatatatatatacatacaacattaatatcataaacatataatcatgtatatatcaatacctatatctagcataacactatatagtgccaatatacttatgcgtactatataaaataattgtaccttttaatgaatggtagcttaggtctaaatattaatttcacagcgacgttaattattcacaatacattcaattctacattaagtggttaatgttttttttatatagcttacaaatctctttacatataaaggcgtcgagtttatacattccatgaccaatattcaagttgttttcaaaggtttcctttatgaaactggactctatgatgtttctttccactaagttatttgaatgaaccaatttctttgctcctgaacaattaatggtgtgatttttatctctaacgtgagcaaagagtgcattattatcttgagcatacctgacacttttcttatgttgttcaattttcttttctagggctttaccagtttgaccaaaatagtatttttcacaagcattgcatggaatacgatatacacatcccttggtaatgtcagagagttctttattaaggctgtttttattgtattcttactcttaaatgctacatttatattgaagtttttcaacacttggggaatttctttaaatgaattacaataaggtagtgcAAGTAAATTTTGTGCGTTGTAGTTTTTTcggttatcattaccgaaaaaagtattttttgctgttcttagggcatcatctaacacaatttcaggatactttagttttttaccaattgctctaatcccatttatttcgtcatcaatatattcagggctgcagactcgaaatactcttaaaaacatagaagtaaatacagatttcttaactatgttgccttggtttgagtagtaatggacatatgccgagatattcgttggctttctgtatacactaaacttaagactattgttacatatatgtatgcgacagtccaaaaaaggtagggtacaattattctccagctccatagtgaaattcattgatggtaccaaactattcaatctaagaaaaaagttatctaaattttcatttcctggccacacacatattatgtcgtcaatatatcgaaaccattttatattattaggtatgatgttatttaagattctgctttcaaaaaattccatatatagattgctcaatactggggataaagggtttcccatagccataccaaatgtttgtgcataaaatctcccattggattcaaatttacaatcttttatacatagtttaattaattctattaaagtgtgtttggagaatggtaggttcaattgtctattatctaaggtttcagataaaaattccaacatgtcatcaataggtactttagtgaatagtgagactacgtcaaaactgacaagcctacaggtactgttaatctgtacttcattcagttttttaatcaagtctacattattttttatatttgaatatgaaatggtgccaactaaaggattgaggatattcacaaggtacttagataatttatatgctgctgaacctacagagctaattattggcctagctggataatttggcttatgagttttaatagttccatgcatatatggcaatgttggttatattgtacaaaccttttttatcagatcttcattcccttttagtaactcattcacttttttgttgtaattattattcacaaactcaattggattttttcttaattccatgtatgtgttttcatcactcaagaggttttctattttttctaattaatcatttttattcaagattaccagtgctccagatttatcggcttttgtcagtttaatatttctatcttgcttcaattcggcaattgctctcttgaatctttttgggcaatttggaaccactggttttttcatattgctgtatataatacccttaatcatatttacttcttctacagaaatatcactgaatttttccaggttacacactcactttgtaatttctacactattcactgcactttatgacatcgagaaatttaaaccgtatcccaaggcacacttcacatttttatctagaattttatctgACAGATTAACcccacattctggattaacgtttgcagtccacgggctactttctatcaatgcattgagtttcgtgtcatgcttttgtttgagttttctatacactttctcgttcatttcttcatagcagaaccagggtttgattcccggccggacccaagctcttgtctttgtgtgattttgcctggggctctgatcccgaggtcgttaagagaatccagatattaatgtatcaaaaatatatatggcttatttgaatatgaaaaacacgtctaaatgtgcaaaatttatcataaattgaatgccaagtaacaaactaccaagtagctacgatggtgaagatgggttgatttcaattctaagtacaaaacacctgaattcgacaggtataagtacagaagaaatgtcattgacttttatctttcttcgtggccaagtggcttagtcactgtctatacaagcttgccgaccagggttcgattcccggccggacccaagctcttgtctttgtgtgatttcgcctggggctctgatcccaaggtcgttaagagaatccagacattactgtattaaaaatatatatggcttatttgaatataaaaaacacctctaaatgtgaaaaatttataataaattgaatgccaagtaacaaactaccaattagctacgatggtgaagatgggttgatttcaattctaagtacaaaacacctgaattcgacaggtataagtacagaagaattgtcattgacttttatcttttttcgtggccaagtggcttagtcactgtctatacaagcttgccgaccagggttcgattcccggccggacccaagctcttctctttgtgtgattttgcctggggctctgatcccgaggtcgttaagagaatccagacattaatgtatcaaaaatatatatggcttatttgaatatgaaaaacacgtctaaatgtgcaaaatgtatcataaattgaatgccaagtaacaaactaccaattagatacgatggtgaagatgggttgatttcaattctaagtacaaaacacctaaattcgacaggtataagtacagaagaattgtcattgacttttatctttcttcgtggccaagtggcttagtcactgtctatacaagcttgccgaccagggttcgattcccggccagacccaagctcttgtctttgtgtaatttcgcctgggcctctgatcccgaggtcgttaagagaatccagacattaatgtatcaaaaatatatatggcttatttgaatatatatatatatatatatatatatatatatatatacctatatatgtatatatatatatatatatatatatatatatatatatatatatatatatacatatatatatatatatatatatatatatatatatatatatatatatatatatatatatatatatatatatatatacatatatatttatatttatatatatgtatatatatatatatatatatatatatgtatatatatatatatatatatatatatatatatatatatatatatatatatatatatatatatatgtatatatatatatgtttatatatatatatacatatatacagtatatatatatatatatatatatatatatatatatatatatatatatatatacacacagatatatatatatatatatatatatatatatatatatatatatatatacacatatatatatgtatatatatatatatatatatatatatacatatatatatatatatatgtatatatatatatatatgtatatatatatatatatatatatatatatatatatatatatatatatatatatatatacatatatatacagtatatatatatatatatatatatatatatatatatatatatatatatatatatatatatatatatatatatatatatatatacatatatatatatatacatatatatatatatatatatatatatatatatatatatatatatatatatatatatatatatatatatgtatatatatatatatatatatataaatatatatatattactgaagtaAAATAGGAATGTAGTAATGTAATTTATCACTCcagtctttttatgtatatatgtttattttcttgAGCTTCATTTTCCTATTTTCAAGGGAGTGGCTCTTAGAGGTTTTGAGTTCATTAACTAGAACAGTGGTCGGGGaacaggggtaaattaccccaaatgGGGTAAAATTTGAAATTTTGGTGTGTAATGAACGTGCAACGGATGTGGATGTACTAAGTGAGGGAAACTGATATGAATGTTGGAAAAAAGAATGTATCGAGGATCCCACGATCTTTAAAACTATGGAAACGGAGAAATAGCCTATCTGTATTGAAACTGCTTCATCAGTACTGAAATTGTTTTTAACCTTCAGTGAGATCGCTTTTGCGTTGTTGTCTTGATGGTGGCATTTGCTCCTTGACTTATCAGTCTTTATTTAGCCCCTCGTCATCTACCTGGTGGATTTTTGACCTGGGATATTACAGGAGGAACAACCACGATCATAGATAAGGGAGGCCTGGATaaagggaagaagaaaaggagtgaaaggtggtggtggtggcggttgtagcttggattgtgtTGGAGTGACGTCATGGAGTGGCTGGCTGGGACGATTATGCTTGATTTTAACTAGCAGTTCACGTTGGTGGAGGAAGTCTGTTGACTGACAGTGATTATAGTTAACATTTAGTGTGGCGAATAAGTTAATGTTGCATCGTATGTGTAATTgcggatttattttcattttcagatgGCATCAGCAAGGAAAAGGACATTTCAGGCAGAGTTCCTTAATTGTGGCTTCACAGAAATAGAGGACAAAGGACAAATGAAGCCTCAATGTGTAGTTTGTATGAAAGTACTGACTGCCGAGTCTTTCAAAAAGAATCAACTGAAGAACCACTTGGACAAGGTTCATTCACAGCTGTCTTCCAAACCACGGGAATACTTTGAGAATCCGGAAAAAAAACAGTCAAAAGACAGAGACTGGAAAGTAACAAGAGTGCAATGTTTGACCAACGTTCAGCTGTAATAGCTAGTTTTGAAGTGGCATGGTTGGTTGCTCGAAACAAGAAACCACATACTATTGGTGAAGACTTAATCAAGCCTGCGGCTGTAAAAATATCAGATATAATGTGTGGGCATAAAGTAGCTAAACAACTGAATGCAGTACCTTTGTCTGCTAGAGTTATTAAAGAAAGAATTTCCATCTTAGCAGAAAATGTGAGGGAACAAGTGATTTCTTCAGTAAAGAAAAGTAAAGAGTTTGCCATTCAACTTAATGAGACTACAGATGTAAGTAGCAATTCACAATTGATGGTAAAAATTCGATATGGGGGCTCTGATGAAATCGAAGAAGAAATGTTGTTGTGTTCTCCTCTTGACTTGAGAACTCGTGGTATTGATGTGTTCAATAAGGTTGATTTTTCCAAAGCCTGAGGTagctgatatgaaaatattaaagatttcaatctgtcgttaaaatattaaagttttcaatattttcttaattatttttcgttgtgtgccattcttatgccagaaagaataacattatttttctgtgcgtgccattcttatgccagaaagaataacattatttttctttgtgtgccattcttatgccagaaaggataattttttttccccataatagaggattcaataaaatttcaatttgaatttgaaatacatTATTGTCAGTAGTTTTGCTTCTGTGCCATGTAATGCTAAAAAGagtgttttatttctatttataaatgTGATTCCTACTTTTTTTCTTGTGTGCTATTTCCATGCGAAAAAGACAGCCTTTTATTTCCTATGATAgatgaaattaacaattaaaaatttctccaatatacattttttatttatctattatccATGAATTCTATAAGTAAATTAGTTTGTCCACCAGAGTACTTCCAAGTGTGGGGGTAAATTCATTTTCTACAAATTCTATTGGAGTAACACCCAAAAAAGTTACCCGACCCCTGAACTAGAAGTACAACAAAACTTtctggtatatataaaaaaaaatggattagtCACTTTGTAGTtttgaaaaagaaagataagaaaattatatttttgaattaGTGGGAAGACATATTTGGATTGCAGATATTATAGAGGATAGACTATTAATAATGCAAGATCTCAGGATTgatgaatattaacaacattacttCATAATCAATAGTTTACGAATACAGAATCACACAGAGAATCTGGTATTCAAGTCGATGCTGGTCTTATTATTTTGGTAGTGAAAGTGTTTCTTACTCATTGGGTCTATGAGGTATAAATGTGAAgaaatcacgcacacacacacacacacacacacacatatatatatatatatatatatatatatatatatatatatatatatatatatatatatatatatatatatatatatgtatatatatatatatatgtatatacagtatatatatatatatatatatatatatatatatatatatatatatatatatatatatatatatacatatatactttatatatatacacatatatatgcatatatatatatatatatatatatatatatatatatatatatatatatatactgtatatatatatacatatatatatatatatatatatatatatatatatatatatatatatatatatatatatatatatacatacatatatatatatatatatatatatatatatatatatatattatatatatatatatatatatatatatatatatatatatatatatatatatacagtatatatatatatatatatatatatatatatatatatatatatatatatatatatatatatatatatttatgtatatatatatatatatatatatatatatatatatatatatatatatatatatatatatatatatatatatatatatatatatatactgtatacatatatacaaagtgtggaaagatattttttctaCCCTACAGTTATGCTTGTAAAATAAGACTTTATATTTAAACTTGAGATCATGTGAAATTTaaaggaaatttccaaaatatcCTTATATTCTCAGCATATTTACTACTAgaactatttagagagagagagagagagagagagagagagagagagagagagagagagagagagagagagagagagagagagagagtgtgtttgggGGTATAACGCAAAAACAAGTTGTAGCTACTACTGCCTTGTTGTCATGATTaagtattatttatataattcttttattttaatttgatcTTTGTAACGTAGAACTAGATCATTGATggatatattttagatataaagCAGCTTaagttttattcaataaaatttatGATCATTATTCAGTCCTGATTAACTCAAATACTAtgaaataataatttagatatcacAATATCATTTTAGTTCCATAAATCTATATATTATTAAAGTTTCTAcggtttttttttctcatctcacACTGAGTTTACACGATCTTCGTTTCCTGAATGGAAAGGAATGGAAAATGAACCTTAATAAGACGTGTCTGACTTCTAATCTCCGCTAAACACAGCATAAATTGTATTGTAAATATATGTTCGTTTTTGTATGGATATTAAGAACTCCATGTAAATTCAGATAGTAACTATCTCTTTATATTTCTCATTATtcagaaactggagagagagagagagagagagagagagagagagagagagaattttgatagcTTTACGTTTACTATTCAAAAGGGCAAACCATCAAATTGGCTATCCAGGAAACAGGTTGTAGGATACAGGATCTTATTTGTTCTTAAAGTCATTTTAACGATTGATGGAACAGGTAATTTTAACCCACAAAGACTCCTCTCTATTCAGTTGAAAGCGAACATATAGAGAAGTGAAGGTGGAAGAAACTGAAAGGATTTAATATTGAAGAGATTTTTGCCACAGTGATTTAGTTCGCACTAGAGTAGATGTATTGCTTGTTGAAGAAATGTTGAATATTTTAGTAAAACGGTAAGAGTTGTTCGCTGCTTTTGTTTGGTACTTCTACTCGACTAATATTGTCGGTCAATTCCACAACACCTTTGAAGGAGGTGTCTTATAACAGCAGTTGCCGTTTAATCGTAACCCTTTTCATTGCCTAAGCAGGACaaaaatcctttacattcagttgccaacttaattttccaaactttcaATATTTGGTAAAAACCTTCTCTTTTGCCGAGCAAAAGCAACACTACCAACAGCGATGAATGAGATCCATTTCCAAGACATCATTGAGGACAAAGAGAACTTATTATTTCCAGTAACTCCTATATCCACCAGAACCAAAGACCTTTCTCGGTCCAAACCTGACTCTCTGCCGTTCTTCGCTTCGATTCCTCCCTCGGTCCATACTTCCACCCCTGTCTCTTCCCTAGAAGCAAAGGGGAAGAAGTTGAAGTCACAGAAATCTTTCTCATTTGAAAAGCGAAATTCCCCCTCCCCTCCATCGTCTGGGGACGAAAGCCACGTACACAAATCACGACGTAGAATGGTTGACGAGGACACCGTCTTTTCGTGTCTTACATGCTTCAAGAAGTTCGACAATGTGGGTGACCTTCAGAGGCACACGAAGACCCACAAAATGTACCCGTGTGCCTTTTGTGGGGCAAAGTTCGTAGACCAAGGAGCTCTCAGGATGCACCTCTTCAGTCATCCGGTGGGAAAAGAAATGTCTCAACAGTTGTCCTGAATAGTTGTggattatgtttattttcattttaaggcgACACCGCATTCATATTGTTGTTGTGTATTAGTTTATAGTTATGAAGCATGTCTTGTGCTGGCAATTTACTAGTGAAAAGTTTTATCCCTTTGATGAATACCTTTCAACATGTGATTAGCATTCTCACATAGTATATTTCCTTGGTATTACTATGCAAGTTTATATTACAATTATACGctttgtatttattattactaatattgccgATTATTTTATAATAAACAGAATTGTACTTTGTTGTTCTTGCATTATCCTTTTTTCAAAAATTCTGACACTATTTAGTTTTTTTGAATATTTAGAAAGTTAAAATTCTGTAGGTAAAGGTTAAAGAATATAGCTGAAAAATAAAAAGTCACGATAGATGGACTAAGAGAGAAGGGTCACATCcaaatcttccaaaaataattaAGATGGCAATGATAGGGAAAAACTTCCATTACAGATTTGTATCCTGT
This Palaemon carinicauda isolate YSFRI2023 chromosome 25, ASM3689809v2, whole genome shotgun sequence DNA region includes the following protein-coding sequences:
- the LOC137619055 gene encoding protein FAM200C-like — its product is MFDQRSAVIASFEVAWLVARNKKPHTIGEDLIKPAAVKISDIMCGHKVAKQLNAVPLSARVIKERISILAENVREQVISSVKKSKEFAIQLNETTDVSSNSQLMVKIRYGGSDEIEEEMLLCSPLDLRTRGIDVFNKVDFSKA
- the LOC137619056 gene encoding zinc finger protein SNAI2-like, whose translation is MNEIHFQDIIEDKENLLFPVTPISTRTKDLSRSKPDSLPFFASIPPSVHTSTPVSSLEAKGKKLKSQKSFSFEKRNSPSPPSSGDESHVHKSRRRMVDEDTVFSCLTCFKKFDNVGDLQRHTKTHKMYPCAFCGAKFVDQGALRMHLFSHPVGKEMSQQLS